Proteins found in one Vallitalea guaymasensis genomic segment:
- a CDS encoding tetratricopeptide repeat protein, with product MSRLCLKCGSELNDEYTCTNCGLKIDIYEKIQNTSKLLYNQGLQVAKLRDLTGAISLLKRSLKLDKNNIDARNLLGLIYFEIGEVVSALQQWVISKNIQKDNNIADYYIEKIHHNQHKLDTINSAVKKYNQALKYIEQKSEDLAVIQLKKVISLNPNFVKAYCLLALCYIHDNNLTKAKKILLKVLSIDKSNYVALKYYEEITSQDPEESKEKEKIYAIDKKQENYLIKAKPKKESRINPSVLQFGYVIFGVVIGLLVAVFLIVPGKVKSKTKEADNLRKEILTKENEYDTLLDSLNSDKEKLQLDLDEKNELAKQYEEKAANFEALENLQSAVAFYLDNDKEAAANKLYVVKSENLTSNSKQLYNKLRQEIYPVMAKNAFTEGSRLYSRGKSPVVEKNLNQAVAYFKTATKFASSDDYFADDLLYYEARCHQLLGNNKEAIDLFQKLIDQYPKSSFKTWSNNYLSQLKN from the coding sequence ATGAGTAGATTATGCCTAAAATGCGGTAGTGAATTAAATGATGAGTATACATGCACTAATTGTGGATTGAAAATTGATATATATGAAAAAATTCAGAATACTTCAAAATTACTATATAATCAAGGTTTGCAAGTTGCTAAGCTCAGAGATCTTACTGGAGCTATCAGCTTATTGAAAAGAAGTTTGAAATTAGATAAAAACAATATAGATGCCCGTAATTTATTAGGACTTATATATTTTGAGATAGGTGAAGTTGTATCTGCACTTCAACAGTGGGTAATAAGTAAAAATATACAAAAAGATAATAATATTGCTGATTATTATATTGAAAAGATTCATCACAATCAACACAAATTAGATACAATAAATTCTGCTGTTAAAAAATATAATCAGGCATTGAAATACATTGAACAAAAAAGCGAAGATCTAGCAGTTATACAACTTAAAAAAGTAATAAGTCTTAATCCTAATTTTGTAAAAGCTTATTGTTTGTTAGCACTTTGTTACATACATGACAATAATTTGACAAAGGCAAAAAAAATATTATTAAAAGTTTTATCTATTGATAAAAGTAATTATGTAGCATTAAAGTATTATGAAGAAATAACCTCACAAGACCCAGAAGAATCCAAAGAAAAAGAGAAGATATATGCAATTGATAAAAAACAAGAAAATTATTTAATCAAGGCTAAGCCCAAGAAAGAAAGCAGGATTAACCCATCAGTATTACAGTTTGGTTATGTAATATTTGGTGTTGTCATTGGACTTCTAGTTGCAGTATTCCTGATTGTACCGGGAAAAGTGAAAAGCAAGACAAAGGAAGCTGATAACCTGAGAAAAGAGATATTAACCAAAGAAAATGAATATGATACTTTATTAGATTCTCTTAATAGTGACAAGGAAAAATTACAATTAGATTTAGATGAAAAAAATGAGCTTGCTAAACAGTATGAAGAAAAAGCAGCCAACTTTGAAGCGTTGGAAAATCTTCAAAGTGCAGTGGCATTTTATCTAGATAATGACAAAGAAGCTGCAGCAAATAAATTATATGTTGTTAAATCAGAGAATTTGACGTCAAATTCAAAACAACTATATAATAAGTTAAGACAGGAGATATACCCTGTCATGGCAAAAAATGCATTTACTGAGGGTTCAAGATTATATAGCAGAGGTAAAAGCCCTGTGGTAGAAAAAAATCTCAATCAGGCTGTTGCTTATTTCAAGACTGCTACAAAATTTGCAAGCAGTGATGATTATTTTGCAGATGATTTGCTTTATTACGAAGCAAGATGTCATCAATTATTGGGTAATAACAAAGAGGCAATTGATTTATTTCAGAAATTGATTGACCAATATCCAAAATCAAGCTTCAAAACTTGGTCAAATAATTATTTGAGTCAATTAAAAAACTAA
- a CDS encoding bifunctional folylpolyglutamate synthase/dihydrofolate synthase: MNYNKAVKYILDIPKFGVKSGLDNIKTLLKLLDNPQNNLKFIHVAGTNGKGSVCTMLSYILCEHGYKTGLFTSPHLVEINERIKINNTNISNDDLTNILILIKEKIDYMVDNGFNHPTFFEVLVAIALVYYKNKNVDYVILETGLGGRLDSTNVIENPILTIITSIGLDHVAILGNTIEEIAKEKAGIIKQGRPTVLYYDKKEIFDTINVECVNKKSKLYSYNDFHYSILKRTKKNIDFSINNKYYNYEEVFLNTIANYQIINVSIALTAVEVLIDEGMNLNTESILKGLKKFKWPGRMEYVMDNMLIDGAHNAQGISMFVNNINNLYDNTEINILYASLKDKPYNEMISELKKCNNINRMILTQIDSDRATDVNLLKESCEKLGYDNICPIANIHDAVDYAMQLSREGRMVCCIGSLYLVGYIKSKIKEEDQYD, encoded by the coding sequence TTGAACTATAATAAAGCTGTAAAATATATACTTGATATACCAAAATTCGGAGTAAAATCAGGACTCGACAACATAAAAACCCTTCTAAAACTATTAGATAACCCCCAAAACAACCTAAAATTCATACACGTAGCAGGAACAAACGGCAAAGGTTCCGTATGCACAATGCTCTCATACATACTATGCGAACATGGCTACAAAACTGGATTATTCACATCACCACACCTTGTAGAAATAAACGAAAGAATAAAAATAAACAACACCAACATAAGCAACGACGACCTAACAAACATACTAATCCTAATTAAAGAAAAAATAGATTATATGGTAGATAACGGTTTCAACCATCCAACTTTTTTTGAAGTACTTGTAGCCATAGCATTAGTATATTATAAAAATAAAAACGTAGATTATGTAATCCTAGAAACAGGCTTAGGAGGCAGACTAGATTCAACCAATGTAATTGAAAATCCTATACTAACTATAATAACATCAATAGGACTTGACCATGTTGCTATTCTTGGAAATACTATAGAAGAAATTGCAAAAGAAAAAGCAGGTATAATCAAACAAGGCAGACCTACAGTTTTATATTATGATAAAAAAGAGATATTTGACACAATAAATGTCGAATGTGTAAATAAAAAATCGAAACTTTATAGTTACAATGATTTCCACTATAGTATTTTAAAAAGAACCAAGAAAAACATTGATTTTTCTATAAATAACAAGTATTATAATTATGAAGAAGTTTTTTTAAACACTATAGCAAATTACCAAATTATTAATGTTTCCATTGCACTTACCGCTGTTGAAGTATTAATAGATGAAGGTATGAATCTAAACACAGAATCTATATTAAAAGGTCTTAAAAAATTCAAGTGGCCAGGTAGAATGGAATATGTAATGGACAATATGCTAATTGATGGAGCACATAATGCCCAGGGTATCAGCATGTTTGTAAATAATATTAATAATTTATATGATAATACAGAAATCAACATTTTATACGCTAGTTTAAAAGATAAACCTTACAATGAAATGATTAGTGAACTGAAAAAATGTAATAATATAAATAGGATGATTTTGACTCAGATAGATAGTGATAGAGCAACAGACGTTAATCTACTTAAGGAATCCTGCGAAAAGTTAGGTTACGATAATATTTGTCCAATAGCTAACATACATGATGCAGTTGATTATGCAATGCAGTTAAGTAGGGAAGGTAGAATGGTATGTTGTATCGGTTCATTATATCTGGTTGGCTATATTAAAAGTAAAATCAAAGAGGAGGACCAATATGATTAA
- a CDS encoding helix-turn-helix transcriptional regulator, giving the protein MENRIRELREEFRMTQQELAKKVGVSRQTIISLENGRYNPSINLAFKVSKAFDKLIEDIFIYNEEED; this is encoded by the coding sequence ATGGAGAATCGGATAAGGGAGTTGAGAGAAGAGTTTAGGATGACTCAGCAAGAGTTGGCTAAAAAGGTGGGGGTATCAAGGCAAACTATAATTTCTTTGGAGAATGGTAGGTATAACCCCTCTATTAATCTGGCATTTAAGGTTTCTAAGGCCTTTGATAAATTAATAGAAGATATTTTTATTTATAATGAGGAAGAAGATTAA
- a CDS encoding DUF443 family protein: MNKYVKNEIKKSFAFILGGIIIGVLGYFQDGKDQKSLYALCLAFTIIGIAQIAIYLSVRNKPEYVDKIKAEKEERSVFIRDKAGKSAFWITFGAIAISSNLSQFTKLTVADYGNIILVLMCIVYFSFFFYNLKKY, encoded by the coding sequence ATGAATAAATATGTTAAGAATGAGATTAAAAAGTCATTTGCTTTTATTTTAGGTGGTATCATTATTGGTGTGCTTGGTTATTTCCAAGATGGTAAGGATCAAAAAAGTTTGTATGCTCTATGTTTAGCATTTACAATTATTGGAATTGCTCAAATAGCAATTTATCTATCAGTTAGAAATAAACCTGAATACGTTGATAAAATTAAAGCTGAAAAAGAGGAACGAAGTGTTTTTATACGTGATAAGGCAGGCAAATCTGCTTTTTGGATTACATTTGGTGCAATAGCCATATCCAGTAATCTTAGCCAGTTCACAAAATTGACTGTTGCTGATTATGGAAATATTATCCTGGTTTTAATGTGTATCGTTTACTTTTCATTTTTCTTTTATAATCTAAAGAAATATTAG
- a CDS encoding valine--tRNA ligase, with the protein MAKNLDKTYDPSKVEGRLYQKWMDNKYFHAEVDRTKKPFSIVIPPPNITGQLHMGHALDNTMQDILIRFKRMQGHSALWQPGTDHASIATEVKIVKKMAEEGITKEDIGREKFLERAWQWKEEYGGVIVDQLKKLGSSCDWDRERFTLDEGLSEAVEEVFIKYYNKGYIYRGARIVNWCPVCQTAISEAEVEHGEKNGYFWHIKYPIVGSDNFVEIATTRPETMLGDTAVAVNPDDERYSHLIGKKVILPLVNKEIPIVADRYVDMEFGTGVVKITPAHDPNDFEVGLRHDLEQINIMNDDGSINKNGGKYEGLDRYEARKQMVKDLDEQGLLVKVKEHTHNVGMHDRCNSVIEPMIKQQWFVKMEELAKPAIRVLKSGDLKFVPERYGKIYLHWLENIRDWCISRQLWWGHRIPAYYCEDCGEIIVSKEAPEKCTKCSGTKFHQDEDSLDTWFSSALWPFSTLGWPDNTDELGYFFPTNVLVTGYDIIPFWVVRMVFSSMEFMGEVPFDTVLIHGLVRDSQGRKMSKSLGNGIDPLVVVKQYGADALRLTLMTGNAPGNDMRYYDEKVEASRNFANKIWNASRFILMNLENIEEREVALDELTPADRWILSKANTLVKDVTENMEKYELGIAVAKLYDFIWEEFCDWYIEMVKPRLYNDDDDTKAAALWTLKNVLITSLKLLHPYMPFITEEIFTFIQDKEESIMVSEWPGFKEEWNFTAEESEIELIKQAVRSIRNVRAQMNVPPSKKAKVFVVSDKEEVRNTFQKGKVFFATLGYANEVVIQNNKDGIDNDAVSTVIEDATIFMPFAELVDIEKEIERLKAEEKKLESELDRVNKKLANERFVSKAPEKVVAEEKAKLEKYSSMMEQVKERLNNLIAK; encoded by the coding sequence ATGGCGAAAAATTTAGATAAAACTTACGATCCTTCTAAGGTAGAAGGAAGATTATATCAGAAATGGATGGACAATAAATATTTTCATGCGGAAGTAGACAGAACTAAGAAACCATTTTCCATTGTGATTCCACCACCAAACATTACAGGGCAGCTACATATGGGGCATGCTCTTGACAATACTATGCAGGATATTCTTATTAGATTCAAAAGAATGCAGGGTCACAGTGCCTTATGGCAACCAGGAACAGACCATGCAAGTATTGCTACAGAAGTAAAAATTGTAAAGAAAATGGCTGAAGAAGGAATTACTAAAGAAGATATCGGAAGAGAAAAATTTCTAGAACGAGCTTGGCAGTGGAAAGAAGAATACGGTGGAGTAATAGTTGATCAGCTTAAGAAATTAGGTTCATCTTGTGATTGGGACAGAGAGAGATTTACTCTTGATGAAGGATTATCCGAGGCTGTTGAAGAAGTATTCATCAAATATTACAACAAAGGTTATATCTACAGAGGGGCTAGAATTGTTAACTGGTGTCCAGTATGTCAAACAGCAATATCAGAAGCAGAAGTTGAACATGGAGAAAAAAATGGATATTTCTGGCACATTAAATATCCTATAGTAGGTTCAGATAATTTTGTTGAGATAGCGACAACAAGACCAGAAACTATGCTTGGCGATACTGCAGTAGCTGTAAATCCTGATGATGAACGTTATAGCCACCTTATTGGTAAAAAAGTAATTCTACCATTAGTTAATAAAGAAATACCTATAGTTGCAGATAGATATGTAGATATGGAATTTGGAACAGGAGTAGTTAAGATTACACCAGCTCATGACCCTAATGACTTTGAAGTTGGACTCAGACATGATCTAGAACAGATAAATATAATGAATGATGACGGTTCCATCAATAAAAATGGTGGAAAATATGAAGGATTAGATAGATACGAAGCAAGAAAGCAAATGGTAAAAGACCTAGATGAACAAGGATTACTTGTAAAAGTAAAAGAACATACACACAACGTAGGTATGCATGATAGATGTAATAGCGTTATTGAACCAATGATAAAACAACAATGGTTTGTTAAGATGGAAGAATTGGCAAAACCTGCAATCAGAGTTCTAAAATCTGGTGATTTAAAATTTGTTCCAGAGAGATATGGTAAGATATATCTTCATTGGTTAGAAAATATTAGAGACTGGTGTATATCAAGACAGTTATGGTGGGGACATCGTATTCCAGCTTACTATTGTGAAGATTGTGGAGAAATCATAGTTAGCAAAGAAGCTCCTGAAAAATGTACTAAATGTTCTGGTACCAAGTTCCATCAAGATGAAGATTCACTCGATACATGGTTCAGTTCAGCATTATGGCCTTTCTCAACACTTGGCTGGCCTGATAATACTGATGAATTAGGTTATTTCTTTCCAACTAATGTATTGGTAACTGGATATGATATTATTCCATTTTGGGTAGTTAGAATGGTATTTTCTTCAATGGAATTCATGGGTGAAGTACCTTTTGATACAGTACTTATTCATGGTCTTGTGAGAGATTCACAAGGAAGAAAAATGAGTAAATCCCTTGGAAATGGTATTGATCCATTAGTAGTAGTTAAACAATACGGAGCAGATGCTCTAAGATTAACATTAATGACTGGTAACGCACCTGGAAATGATATGCGTTATTACGATGAAAAAGTTGAAGCTAGTAGAAACTTTGCCAACAAAATATGGAATGCATCTAGATTTATATTAATGAATCTTGAAAACATAGAAGAAAGAGAAGTAGCATTAGATGAATTGACACCAGCTGATAGATGGATATTATCTAAAGCCAATACTTTAGTAAAAGATGTTACAGAAAACATGGAAAAATATGAGTTAGGTATTGCTGTAGCAAAATTATACGACTTTATCTGGGAAGAATTCTGTGACTGGTATATTGAAATGGTAAAACCTAGATTATACAATGATGATGATGATACCAAAGCAGCCGCATTATGGACACTTAAAAATGTATTAATAACATCACTTAAGCTATTACATCCATATATGCCATTCATCACTGAAGAAATATTTACTTTCATTCAAGATAAAGAAGAATCCATTATGGTTTCTGAATGGCCAGGATTTAAAGAAGAATGGAATTTTACAGCAGAAGAATCAGAAATCGAATTGATTAAACAAGCTGTAAGAAGTATTAGAAATGTAAGAGCTCAGATGAACGTACCACCATCAAAGAAAGCAAAAGTATTTGTTGTATCCGATAAAGAAGAAGTAAGAAATACATTCCAAAAAGGAAAAGTATTCTTTGCAACTCTTGGATATGCTAACGAAGTAGTTATTCAAAATAACAAAGACGGTATTGATAATGACGCAGTATCGACTGTTATAGAAGATGCAACTATATTTATGCCTTTCGCTGAACTTGTAGATATTGAAAAAGAGATAGAAAGATTGAAAGCTGAAGAAAAGAAACTTGAAAGTGAATTAGACCGTGTAAATAAAAAATTAGCTAATGAACGATTTGTTAGCAAAGCACCTGAAAAAGTAGTTGCCGAAGAAAAAGCAAAGCTTGAAAAATATTCAAGTATGATGGAACAAGTAAAAGAAAGATTAAATAACTTGATTGCAAAATAA
- a CDS encoding Ger(x)C family spore germination protein encodes MYKKIICIFLIPLLLFTGCWDSKDINKKCVNISLGIDYVDDNIQFCGEIVKLTGSPREDTGESQSSSVYTIFAQGKTFEEARVNYNSNIPYPSFLGATRVVLFSEEFAKRGIESYLNRVDSLFDYRKTLNTVVCREPTKECFNIETDKALAIGLFIENILRNLKDEGNSICLDVGDLLSDIAFGSVGYVLPYIGIESNDLKYLGLAVFKDSKLIDIIDVHDTEPLLYILADNTKLVELIPDPLDNQNKYSFRVHINKRKISTSLKDDIVNITINLDLHAELRYQYYKHNISDEMIKQLETELSNKISNEIIDFVKEAQKNFKCDIFNFGEEFKAQHYYQYQEIDWEQAFLSANINANVKTTIVNKNLKSDDNFKNSK; translated from the coding sequence ATGTACAAAAAGATAATATGTATCTTTCTTATACCCCTGCTATTATTCACAGGTTGCTGGGATTCAAAAGACATCAATAAAAAATGTGTAAATATATCTTTGGGAATAGATTATGTTGATGATAACATACAGTTTTGTGGTGAAATAGTAAAACTAACCGGATCTCCAAGAGAAGATACAGGTGAATCACAATCATCCAGCGTATACACTATATTTGCCCAAGGTAAAACATTTGAAGAAGCTAGAGTAAACTATAATTCAAATATTCCTTACCCTTCGTTTCTTGGCGCTACTAGGGTTGTACTCTTCAGTGAAGAATTTGCAAAACGTGGAATAGAATCATATCTAAATAGAGTTGATAGTTTATTTGATTATAGAAAAACGTTAAATACTGTAGTATGCCGTGAACCAACAAAAGAATGTTTTAATATAGAAACTGATAAGGCTCTAGCAATTGGTTTATTTATAGAGAATATATTAAGGAATCTAAAAGACGAAGGAAATTCAATTTGTCTTGATGTTGGTGATTTACTTTCTGATATTGCATTTGGTTCAGTGGGTTATGTCCTTCCATATATCGGTATAGAATCTAACGATTTAAAATATTTAGGACTGGCTGTTTTCAAAGACTCTAAACTAATTGATATAATAGATGTTCATGATACTGAACCTCTTTTGTATATACTAGCTGATAATACTAAGTTAGTAGAACTAATCCCCGATCCTCTTGATAATCAAAATAAATATTCATTTAGAGTTCATATTAACAAAAGGAAAATATCAACTTCATTGAAAGATGATATAGTAAACATAACTATCAATTTAGACCTACATGCAGAATTACGTTATCAGTATTATAAACATAATATCTCAGATGAAATGATTAAACAGTTAGAAACCGAACTTTCTAATAAAATATCTAACGAAATTATTGATTTTGTCAAAGAAGCTCAAAAAAATTTCAAATGTGATATTTTTAATTTTGGTGAAGAATTCAAAGCTCAACATTATTATCAATATCAGGAAATAGATTGGGAACAAGCGTTTCTATCTGCAAATATCAATGCTAATGTGAAAACAACAATAGTAAACAAAAACTTAAAAAGCGATGATAATTTTAAAAATAGTAAATAA
- a CDS encoding spore germination protein yields MNIFDTSWKKKSKELGIITRYLDVGGTEIIILYIQQITDRNMLSLNIIKPLLLCQKKAITTDKIINTIYIDDLYTDTKEKEIINYVLKGNSVIIIPTEEKYIVANTLKIEKRQVQEPNIENTIKGARDAFNENYNDNLSLIRYRLKDPKLRIDELIVGKRTQTTVAVIYIKDIANSHLVGTIKDKISKIDIDGILESSYIQKFILNNSYNFFPQSGIVERSDTACANILDGKVIILVEGGNLALVVPKTFIEFFDTGDDHFDNTFISIFSKFIRILCIMISLFLTSLYVAVVSFHSDILPPQYIISLATSRATVPFNAFLEAFLMETVAEILREASVRLPKQIGPAIGIVGTIVIGQASVSAGLVSPLLVIIVSLSIMSSFATADYSITNTIRILKFLMIIVTSVFGLFGFTMGVILITVNLCSMDSFGVSYVAPLSPLNFRALKHLFLSDIHLSKKRPEYLKTKDDTRQ; encoded by the coding sequence ATGAATATTTTTGATACTTCATGGAAAAAAAAATCTAAAGAACTTGGTATAATTACTAGATATCTTGATGTTGGCGGTACCGAAATTATTATTTTATATATTCAACAAATAACTGATAGAAATATGCTTTCATTAAATATCATCAAACCATTACTATTATGTCAAAAAAAAGCTATCACTACTGACAAGATTATTAATACGATTTATATTGATGATTTATATACAGATACTAAAGAAAAAGAAATCATTAACTATGTTCTAAAAGGTAATTCAGTCATTATTATACCTACAGAAGAAAAATATATTGTTGCCAATACCTTAAAAATTGAAAAACGTCAAGTACAAGAACCAAATATAGAAAATACTATAAAAGGTGCTAGAGATGCTTTTAATGAAAATTATAATGATAATCTATCATTAATCAGATATAGATTAAAAGACCCCAAATTACGTATTGATGAATTAATAGTAGGAAAAAGAACACAGACTACAGTGGCTGTGATATATATTAAAGATATAGCCAATTCACACTTAGTTGGTACTATAAAAGATAAAATATCCAAGATAGATATTGACGGAATATTGGAATCCAGTTATATACAAAAATTCATATTAAATAATTCATATAATTTTTTCCCTCAATCTGGTATTGTTGAACGTTCAGATACTGCATGCGCCAATATTTTGGACGGCAAGGTAATAATTCTAGTGGAAGGTGGAAATCTGGCATTAGTTGTACCAAAGACTTTTATAGAATTTTTTGATACTGGTGATGATCATTTTGACAATACATTCATAAGTATTTTTTCAAAGTTTATTAGAATTCTATGTATAATGATTTCTTTATTCTTGACTTCATTATATGTTGCCGTTGTAAGCTTTCATTCGGATATACTGCCACCGCAATATATAATTAGTTTAGCTACATCAAGAGCAACTGTACCTTTTAATGCTTTTCTAGAAGCATTCTTGATGGAAACAGTTGCAGAAATTCTTAGAGAAGCAAGTGTAAGACTTCCTAAACAAATAGGTCCCGCTATTGGTATAGTAGGTACAATAGTTATTGGTCAAGCTTCTGTTTCAGCAGGTTTAGTTAGTCCTTTGCTGGTAATCATAGTATCATTATCTATTATGAGTTCTTTTGCAACTGCTGATTATTCAATCACTAATACTATTAGGATTTTGAAATTTTTAATGATAATAGTTACTAGTGTTTTCGGATTATTTGGTTTTACTATGGGAGTAATTCTAATAACAGTAAATCTCTGCTCCATGGATAGTTTTGGAGTATCTTATGTTGCTCCTTTATCACCATTAAATTTTAGAGCTTTAAAACATTTATTTTTAAGCGATATACATTTATCTAAAAAAAGACCAGAATATTTAAAAACAAAAGATGACACCCGACAATAA
- a CDS encoding GerAB/ArcD/ProY family transporter, whose amino-acid sequence MKEPLTNKQIIFLIFSYIVGYGIISLPKNIAEDMGTGGWISIVIGDIIIIFSAFLFTYLAKTFNNKTIFEYSRILTGTFISYCIIFIISIYSISTATVVTKLTCETIKLSFLINTPIWALTTFMLIVCFYTLLNDIHVLGRIFEIFCLVFIIFALILDIAIFSQGELTDIKPFFLLDVEGLIKTLPKIIFPFVGIELLAVIPMDFKKENKKVFRYILGILVLIGIVYIINVESSISVMGVDSIIHYEDARFASIRRIEIDALQFLKRLDSIFIVAWLLSTFGTIVLSLYMAVFLLNKLFSKINRNIIVFILIAIVFILTLIPTTMDMLRQALDYVSYLGIGILLVMPILLSIITLIKKHFKKI is encoded by the coding sequence TTGAAAGAGCCACTTACAAACAAACAGATAATCTTTTTAATATTTTCTTATATAGTAGGATACGGAATAATATCTCTTCCTAAAAACATTGCAGAAGACATGGGTACTGGTGGATGGATATCTATAGTAATAGGTGATATTATTATTATTTTTTCAGCATTTCTATTTACTTATTTAGCAAAAACCTTTAATAATAAAACTATCTTTGAATATAGTAGAATTCTTACTGGTACATTTATATCATACTGTATTATATTTATCATCAGTATCTATTCAATATCTACAGCTACTGTTGTAACTAAATTGACATGCGAAACAATAAAACTTTCTTTCTTAATAAACACACCTATATGGGCTTTAACTACCTTTATGCTTATTGTGTGTTTTTATACATTGCTTAATGATATCCATGTTTTAGGAAGAATATTTGAGATATTTTGTTTAGTTTTCATTATCTTCGCCCTAATATTGGATATTGCAATCTTCTCACAGGGTGAATTAACTGACATAAAGCCTTTCTTCTTGTTAGATGTAGAAGGTTTAATAAAAACTCTTCCTAAAATAATTTTCCCTTTTGTGGGTATAGAATTATTAGCTGTAATACCAATGGATTTTAAAAAAGAAAATAAAAAGGTTTTTAGATATATATTAGGTATTTTGGTTTTAATAGGAATAGTCTATATCATAAATGTAGAATCATCTATATCTGTTATGGGAGTTGATAGCATTATTCACTATGAAGATGCTAGATTCGCCTCAATAAGAAGAATTGAAATTGATGCCTTGCAATTCTTAAAACGATTAGATTCCATTTTTATAGTAGCATGGCTTTTGAGTACTTTTGGTACAATTGTTCTCTCGTTATACATGGCAGTATTTTTACTTAATAAATTATTTTCTAAAATAAATCGTAATATTATCGTGTTTATCCTTATAGCTATAGTATTCATCCTAACTTTAATACCTACAACTATGGATATGCTAAGACAAGCCCTTGATTATGTAAGTTATTTAGGTATAGGTATCTTATTGGTTATGCCGATATTACTATCTATAATAACTTTAATAAAAAAACATTTCAAGAAAATATAA